The Candidatus Poribacteria bacterium DNA window TCGGCTCACCGGATTTGGGAGTTAAGGTGAGCTTTCCGCTTTTGATTTCGATCTTCCCCTCATCGCCTTCCAGTACCACCCATTCCTGAAATCCGACTTTGGTGTTACCGAGGATGGTTATCGTGCCGGTAGCGCCGTTTTCCATCTCGACGTCCACGACGGCATCTATCTCGATCGGTCGTTCGATCTTTCGGCCGTCCTGTTCAAAAATATTGCTGGTGTACCCGGTGACGGTTTTGGGGAGCAAGCCTGTTATCCAGAGGAAGATATCCTGCAGGTGGCTTCCCGAATCGTTCGGCTGGCCACCGCCTGAAAACCTGGGATCCCCTCGCCATCCGCCGCCGCTCCATCTCTGGGCCAGATACACCTCGAACTTTCTGAGTTCGCCTATCATTCCATCCCGATAGATCTTCCGGGCGGTCACGTAGAAGGGGCTATAGTGGCGCTGATAGTGGATGAGGAGATGTCTATCGTGCCCGTCGGCTATTTTGGCCATCAGGATGGCATCGCCTACTACGTTCGCCATGGGTTTTTCGACGATCACATGTATATCGCTGCGCAGGGCATATTTGGCGTGGATATCGTGCAGGGAATGCGGAGAGAAAACCCCAACGATGTCCAGATCCTCTTTGTTTATCATCTCGATGAATTCGTACTCACCGACATATCTTTTTATGCTTCCGGGCTTGAACCCTTCGACTTGTTCGGCCAGGAAGGATTCAAGCCTATCGAGGACGGCCTCGGAGACATCGGCGGCCGCGACGACCTCGACGTCCGGCCTTCTAGCGAACTCCCTTGTCCTTCCTCTTCCGGCACCTCCGGGGCCTATGATCCCGACCCGAAGTTTGTCCAAGCTGCTCATCTTCCTTCCCTTCCGATCTTCATCTGGTATTTTAAACGCCCTTTATTTTAACATCGTCACATCGTTATCTCAAGCATATTCTGCTTGCAACAATTATCAAAAGCGATGCTCACGGTTCGATCTAATCAAGGCCGATCACCACAAGTTCCCATCTTCCCCTTTCCGGGTCGCTCTCCTCAACCCTCAGAAACTCCAGAGCCATACATGAATCCAGATATGCCTCGACCAGCTTAGGACCATTCGCCTCCTGTCGAACGAGCGTTATGGCCTTCAGCGCCTGTCTCCGTGATAGCTGACGTCTGAACAGGGCTCCAACGAACGGTATCGGGATGGGGATGCGGATGTTCACCCTTTCATCTTTCCCACTATTGAAATCGAGCTCACGGACGTAGATTCGAAACCAGAAGAAGGCTGTCCTGCGGAGAAATTCGGTAAAGGGACATCTTGTCACCTTCTGAATGCGCCGG harbors:
- a CDS encoding Gfo/Idh/MocA family oxidoreductase, whose product is MSSLDKLRVGIIGPGGAGRGRTREFARRPDVEVVAAADVSEAVLDRLESFLAEQVEGFKPGSIKRYVGEYEFIEMINKEDLDIVGVFSPHSLHDIHAKYALRSDIHVIVEKPMANVVGDAILMAKIADGHDRHLLIHYQRHYSPFYVTARKIYRDGMIGELRKFEVYLAQRWSGGGWRGDPRFSGGGQPNDSGSHLQDIFLWITGLLPKTVTGYTSNIFEQDGRKIERPIEIDAVVDVEMENGATGTITILGNTKVGFQEWVVLEGDEGKIEIKSGKLTLTPKSGEPKEITPEKPEGYPHSNIDNLIGLIKGQYQINYTSAINGIRTSWLTNSILQTGKGPRDRKSVDCDEVLRKEGFSTQFVKEMIADWEGRGRL